ATGAGCGTCATCGTCATGCGCTCCGCGCGCTCGCCTCTATTGAAGGAAGCGGGCGACCTCTCCTCCGCGCTGACCGACGCTCAGGGCCGCTTGATCGCCCAGGGGCGCGACATTCCCATCCACATGGGGGTCATGGGCTTCACCGTCAAGGAATTCCTCAAGCGAATTCCTGCCGAGACACTGCGGGACGGCGACGTCTGGTTCCTCAACCTTCCGGAAGTCGGGGGCAATCACCTGCCCGACGTCAAGGCCGTGCGCCCCGTCTTCTTCGAGGGCCGGCTGGTCGCCTTCGCGATCAACCTCGCTCACTGGGCGGATATCGGCGGCGCCGTCCCGGGCAGCTATGTTCCGTGGGCCACCGAGTGCTACCAGGAGGGGCTGCGGATCGCGCCGATCCGGCTCTTCTCGGCCGCGGGGCCCGAGCGGCCCGCCCTCGACTTCGTGCTCTCCAACTTGCGCGGGCGCGGCGAGCGGGAAGGGGATATCTTCGCCCAGTTCGCCGCCAATGATGTGGCGGCCCGGCGCCTCAACGAGATCCTCTTGCGCTATGGCGCGGAGACGGTCACCGCCTGCTTCGAGAGATTGCACGACGAATCCGAAGCGCAGATGCGCGCGGCCCTGAGGGCTCTGCCAGATGGCGCCTGGGAAGGCGAGGACTTTCTCGACGACGACGGCGTCGAGGATCGACGCATCCGGATCAAGGTGCGCGTGACCAAGAAAGGCGACGAGGCGAGCTTCGATTTCTCGGGGAGCGATGCCCAGGCGTTGGGGCCCGTCAACACGACCTACTACATCGCCTGCTCGGGCGTCTACTACACGATGAAGGCGCTGGTGGCGCCGGACGCGCCGCCCAATGAAGGCTGCTACCGGCCGCTTCGCGTCATCGTGCCGGAAGGCAGCGTGCTCAACGCCGATCCTGACCGGCCCGTGGTCGGCGGCAACCACGAGACGTCTCAGCGCGCGGTGGATGCGATCATGCGGGCCATGGCGCAGGTCATCCCGGACCGCGTCCAGGCGGGAGGGCCGACGACGGCCGGCCTTCTCATCCTGGGCACGCGCCTGCCAGACGGCCGCTGGGCCGTCTTCTACGAGGTGCACGGCGGCGGTGAGGGCGCCACCACCGGCAAGGACGGCGCCTCCGCGACCCGCGTGCACATGTCCAACGTGATGAACACGCCGGTGGAGGTGGTCGAAAGCGAGTACCCGCTCATGATCGAGGAGCTGGCGCTTCGCCCGGGCTCGGGAGGCGATGGCCGCCACCGCGGGGGTCTGGGCTTCCGACGGGCCTACCGCGTGCTGAGCTCCGAGGTGACGCTGACGACCATGATCGAGCGCCGGCTGGTGCCGCCCTACGGGCTCTTCGGTGGCCGGGAGGCCGCGCCCTTCAAGATCACGCTCAATCCGGGCACCCCGCGTGAGCGGGATGTGAAGGGGAAGGAGACCATGAAGCTCGCTCAGGGCGATCTGGTTCTCCTGGAGACCTGTGGCGGCGGAGGCTATGGCAATCCCGCCGACCGGCTGCCCGCCGCCCGTGAGGCAGACCGCCGGGAGGGCTATGTCGCATGAGAATCGAGAATCGCATCGCCCTGGTGACGGGCGCGGCCAAGGGCATGGGCTGGGATATCTGCCTGACCCTGGCGCGCGAAGGCGCGCACCTGGCCCTGGCCGCGCGTGATGTGCCGCCGCTCGAGAAGCTCAAGGGGGAGGTCGAGGCGCTCGGCCGCCGCGCGCTCGTCATCCCCACGGACGTGACGGACGAG
This DNA window, taken from Candidatus Methylomirabilota bacterium, encodes the following:
- a CDS encoding hydantoinase B/oxoprolinase family protein is translated as MSATTLSPVTLEVVRNGLYAIAEEMSVIVMRSARSPLLKEAGDLSSALTDAQGRLIAQGRDIPIHMGVMGFTVKEFLKRIPAETLRDGDVWFLNLPEVGGNHLPDVKAVRPVFFEGRLVAFAINLAHWADIGGAVPGSYVPWATECYQEGLRIAPIRLFSAAGPERPALDFVLSNLRGRGEREGDIFAQFAANDVAARRLNEILLRYGAETVTACFERLHDESEAQMRAALRALPDGAWEGEDFLDDDGVEDRRIRIKVRVTKKGDEASFDFSGSDAQALGPVNTTYYIACSGVYYTMKALVAPDAPPNEGCYRPLRVIVPEGSVLNADPDRPVVGGNHETSQRAVDAIMRAMAQVIPDRVQAGGPTTAGLLILGTRLPDGRWAVFYEVHGGGEGATTGKDGASATRVHMSNVMNTPVEVVESEYPLMIEELALRPGSGGDGRHRGGLGFRRAYRVLSSEVTLTTMIERRLVPPYGLFGGREAAPFKITLNPGTPRERDVKGKETMKLAQGDLVLLETCGGGGYGNPADRLPAAREADRREGYVA